One window of the Halobacillus litoralis genome contains the following:
- a CDS encoding DUF3954 domain-containing protein, whose product MADAARKLETTAEIDLMENAVYRVVDGVLEKVDTPGDGFGKQTITWQNGKPQLYEISYTKK is encoded by the coding sequence TTGGCTGATGCAGCGAGAAAACTAGAAACGACGGCTGAAATAGATTTGATGGAAAACGCTGTTTACCGGGTAGTAGATGGAGTGCTTGAAAAAGTAGACACTCCAGGCGACGGATTCGGCAAACAGACCATCACTTGGCAAAACGGAAAGCCTCAGCTATACGAAATTAGTTATACAAAGAAATGA
- a CDS encoding DNA adenine methylase: MSIPRILHYPGSKWSMADWIISNMPDHETYLEPFFGSGAVLFTKNRSELETINDLDGEVVNLFKTLRAQPEDLARAISLTPHGREEYYDSYLEAEDNLERARRLIVRLWQGRGGKTSHRTGWRSMIESNGPMPGREWLKFPEKIAVVAERLKGVQIECQPALQLIERYKRKNVLIYADPPYLLSTRTTSSYRHEMTDQDHVELLEALKEHPGPCLLSGYENDLYNGLLGDWRKEYMVAKAEAGASRNEVLWINPVAAEKGFIQQSLFQEL; this comes from the coding sequence ATGAGTATACCAAGGATTTTGCATTATCCAGGAAGCAAATGGAGCATGGCCGATTGGATTATTAGTAATATGCCAGACCATGAAACATATCTGGAGCCATTCTTCGGAAGTGGGGCTGTTCTCTTCACCAAAAACAGAAGCGAGCTCGAGACTATAAACGACCTTGATGGAGAAGTGGTCAATTTATTCAAGACTCTTCGAGCACAGCCGGAAGATTTGGCTAGAGCTATTAGCCTGACTCCCCATGGTAGAGAGGAATATTACGACAGTTACCTCGAAGCGGAAGATAATTTGGAACGAGCGCGAAGATTGATCGTTCGATTATGGCAGGGTCGGGGAGGCAAAACCTCCCATCGAACAGGATGGCGTAGCATGATTGAAAGTAATGGTCCTATGCCAGGAAGGGAGTGGCTGAAGTTCCCTGAGAAGATTGCAGTGGTTGCTGAAAGGTTGAAAGGCGTTCAAATCGAATGTCAGCCAGCATTACAACTGATTGAAAGGTACAAAAGGAAAAACGTGCTTATCTATGCGGACCCACCGTATTTGCTTTCAACAAGGACCACTTCTAGTTATAGACACGAAATGACTGACCAAGATCATGTTGAACTACTGGAAGCACTTAAAGAGCATCCTGGTCCATGCTTGCTGTCAGGTTACGAAAATGACTTGTATAACGGGTTATTAGGTGATTGGAGAAAAGAGTATATGGTTGCAAAAGCTGAGGCAGGAGCTAGTAGAAATGAAGTCTTATGGATTAATCCGGTTGCTGCAGAGAAAGGTTTTATCCAACAATCGCTATTTCAAGAACTGTAA
- a CDS encoding response regulator — translation MPTALIIDDSTFMRNWVRHILENQSFTVVAEANNGILGVVQYKTYSPDIVLMDVVMPKMNGVRALEMIINFDPQAKVIISSSLGDSYLVDQCATIGAYDFIQKPFFDRLPSILDNII, via the coding sequence ATGCCGACTGCATTAATTATTGATGATTCTACATTCATGCGGAATTGGGTAAGACATATCTTAGAAAATCAATCCTTTACTGTAGTAGCAGAAGCTAATAATGGTATTCTTGGGGTGGTACAATACAAAACCTACTCCCCAGATATCGTGTTAATGGATGTTGTTATGCCTAAAATGAACGGTGTCCGGGCGTTAGAAATGATCATAAACTTTGACCCACAGGCTAAAGTGATCATTTCATCTTCGCTAGGTGACAGCTACTTAGTTGATCAATGTGCTACTATAGGCGCTTATGATTTTATCCAAAAACCTTTTTTTGATAGGCTTCCAAGCATCTTAGACAACATCATATGA
- a CDS encoding sigma-70 family RNA polymerase sigma factor, which translates to MNKKQIEDLIYEYHWRKKEVDRLETIIWGGYSKAPSTGLVQQFGIEATLPKPNTSIKSKAEVEALDARELRLYKRWLAFNRKTEAVEIMVDYLDNEKQMIILDCMMEGMSYRSIADHLSLNRNKVRELKESMLCQICQKCHFLHELNLEKSAV; encoded by the coding sequence ATGAACAAGAAACAGATTGAGGATTTAATATATGAATACCACTGGAGAAAGAAAGAAGTTGATCGGCTGGAAACCATTATTTGGGGAGGATATTCAAAAGCCCCTTCTACTGGATTAGTTCAACAGTTTGGTATTGAGGCTACCCTTCCAAAGCCGAACACGAGTATCAAGAGTAAAGCAGAGGTGGAAGCTTTAGACGCTAGAGAATTGCGGCTTTATAAACGTTGGTTAGCTTTTAACCGCAAAACAGAAGCTGTAGAAATCATGGTGGATTATTTGGATAACGAAAAACAAATGATTATTCTTGATTGCATGATGGAGGGCATGAGCTACCGATCCATAGCTGATCACTTGAGCTTAAACAGGAACAAAGTTCGTGAGTTAAAAGAATCTATGTTGTGCCAAATATGCCAAAAATGCCACTTCTTGCATGAGTTGAATCTTGAAAAGTCAGCTGTGTAA
- a CDS encoding terminase small subunit produces the protein MPRKRDPRRDKAFEIWKTSNGERKLKDIADELDCSPSQVRKWKSQDKWDEKMNGNVTNPKRSVTKKKETNRIRDATPDEEPSQSDELTDKQRLFCMHYVKSFNATMAAIKAGYGKDTAHVQGSRLLKNVKVSAYIRELKEDLQSELFVNAKDVLNYYVKIAFADITDYVTFTRKDVQTGKRDVLMNEDGSVKDIVPRVDSYNEMYFKNSEEVDGTIISEVKQGREGVSVKLIDKKWALEKLEKYFDLLPDHYKRKLEEEKLALQRDKVELEKTKVLGEEEEYEDDGFIDALDDKTTEVWGDD, from the coding sequence ATGCCAAGGAAAAGAGATCCACGACGAGATAAAGCTTTTGAGATTTGGAAGACAAGCAATGGTGAACGTAAATTAAAAGACATAGCCGATGAATTAGATTGCTCACCTTCCCAAGTTCGAAAGTGGAAAAGCCAAGACAAATGGGACGAGAAAATGAATGGTAACGTTACTAATCCGAAAAGGAGCGTTACTAAAAAGAAAGAGACGAATCGAATACGTGATGCTACACCTGATGAAGAGCCTTCGCAAAGTGATGAACTCACTGATAAGCAAAGGCTTTTTTGTATGCATTATGTTAAAAGCTTTAATGCGACAATGGCTGCTATTAAGGCGGGATATGGGAAAGATACAGCTCACGTACAAGGGAGCAGACTGTTAAAGAATGTTAAGGTTTCCGCATATATCCGTGAATTAAAAGAAGATCTTCAGTCAGAGTTATTCGTTAACGCAAAGGATGTCCTCAACTATTATGTGAAGATAGCCTTCGCTGATATTACCGATTATGTAACGTTCACCAGGAAGGATGTTCAAACAGGTAAAAGGGATGTCCTTATGAATGAAGATGGATCGGTTAAAGATATTGTTCCGAGAGTTGATTCTTATAATGAGATGTACTTTAAGAACAGTGAAGAGGTAGACGGTACCATCATTTCAGAGGTTAAACAGGGAAGAGAAGGCGTTAGCGTTAAGCTCATCGATAAAAAGTGGGCTTTAGAAAAATTAGAGAAGTACTTTGATTTGTTGCCTGACCATTACAAGCGGAAACTGGAAGAAGAGAAGCTTGCTCTGCAAAGGGATAAAGTAGAGTTGGAGAAAACGAAAGTGTTAGGTGAAGAGGAAGAGTATGAAGATGATGGATTCATCGATGCATTAGACGATAAGACCACAGAGGTGTGGGGCGATGATTAA
- a CDS encoding RusA family crossover junction endodeoxyribonuclease: MIQFTVLGEPVAQGRPRSGRTSRGKTVLYDPKKSKDFKQYVGLVASQHAPSDLLEGPLNVRVKVYKPLLKSFSKKRTAEAEAGLYRPVTKPDVDNYAKGIKDALNKVIWNDDSQVVEFTISKWYSSKPRVEVEISEVSI, encoded by the coding sequence ATGATTCAATTTACGGTACTAGGAGAACCGGTTGCTCAAGGAAGACCGAGATCTGGTAGGACAAGCAGAGGCAAAACGGTTCTCTATGATCCTAAGAAATCAAAGGACTTCAAACAATATGTCGGGTTGGTCGCTTCTCAACATGCCCCCTCAGATTTACTAGAAGGGCCACTGAACGTCCGAGTGAAAGTTTATAAACCATTGCTCAAGAGCTTCTCAAAGAAGCGTACAGCAGAGGCTGAGGCAGGATTATACCGTCCAGTGACTAAGCCTGACGTCGATAACTATGCCAAGGGAATCAAAGATGCTCTAAATAAAGTCATCTGGAACGATGACAGTCAGGTGGTCGAGTTTACGATCAGCAAGTGGTACAGCTCCAAGCCGAGGGTAGAAGTCGAAATAAGTGAAGTGTCTATATGA
- a CDS encoding DUF4145 domain-containing protein, protein MEKMHFYHHTANSIHQKYSTTYNSKGITVPDVCPVCHKSVTPEIHYSLSYGQESQILFRCPNNNCNNFFIGKFIGNDLIGIGPKEYKGREFESDIEELSPLFTNIYNQALKAEADNLDQIAGLGYRKSLEFLIKDYLIKHLEKDEEKTRKKPLSQCLNQDVENDSLKDIANRASWIGNDEAHYTRKWVDKDVTDLKNLIEVTLHFILMEILTSKYKQEMPR, encoded by the coding sequence ATGGAAAAGATGCATTTTTATCATCATACTGCAAACTCTATACACCAGAAATATTCTACAACCTATAATAGTAAGGGAATAACAGTTCCAGATGTTTGTCCTGTTTGCCATAAATCAGTAACTCCAGAGATCCACTACTCATTAAGTTATGGACAAGAGTCACAAATTTTATTTAGATGTCCAAATAATAACTGCAATAATTTTTTTATAGGAAAGTTTATCGGAAATGATTTGATAGGCATTGGGCCTAAAGAATACAAGGGGAGAGAATTCGAAAGTGATATAGAAGAATTGTCACCTCTATTTACTAATATATACAATCAAGCGTTAAAGGCAGAAGCAGATAATCTTGATCAAATAGCAGGCTTAGGATATAGAAAATCGTTAGAGTTTTTGATAAAAGATTATCTAATTAAACATTTGGAGAAAGATGAAGAAAAAACAAGAAAAAAGCCTTTATCACAATGCTTAAATCAGGATGTGGAAAATGATTCATTGAAAGATATCGCGAACAGAGCCTCATGGATTGGTAATGACGAAGCTCATTACACAAGAAAATGGGTTGATAAGGATGTCACAGACCTCAAAAATCTTATAGAAGTCACTTTGCACTTTATTTTAATGGAGATACTTACTTCAAAATATAAACAAGAAATGCCGAGGTGA
- a CDS encoding replication protein, producing the protein MANPQTENGYIKIANEIIDEVIRRDFSKRQTAILHMIWRLSYGCNKKSAVIPKLKDFALCGVSKQNVTSELEHLETCRVIYWDRSTNEFTFNKDYEKWIITPRKGWKMEQFKEILRLNLSEKFLKQEQKSSQNKNSEDAKSSQNKNFETKKVLKIRTSEFLKQELPHGQIPSLSKVQRLSKDIIKDIKDKDIKRINNNKESQKVKAFDHYQKNIGPLPPAVIEKINSFIDDLGDDLVVEAITKSCEQNQRRWAYIEKILNNWYNQGIRTLDDVAANDAEFQRKMDQKHSSSSNNSKDIIPDWFDKQDQNNSSQTQSSLDDDARILNLGIRLNRSLQQISEGSLSRYGLTELDLQNIKNGECTAQEVLQSKSKLRVVGS; encoded by the coding sequence GTGGCTAATCCGCAAACAGAGAATGGTTATATCAAAATTGCCAATGAAATTATAGATGAAGTCATCCGTAGAGACTTCTCAAAGCGACAGACCGCAATCCTCCACATGATATGGAGATTATCCTATGGGTGTAATAAAAAGTCGGCGGTTATACCAAAATTGAAAGATTTCGCCCTGTGTGGAGTAAGTAAACAGAATGTGACTTCTGAACTTGAACATCTTGAAACCTGCAGAGTGATTTACTGGGATCGATCGACGAATGAATTCACATTTAACAAAGATTATGAAAAGTGGATTATTACACCAAGAAAAGGTTGGAAGATGGAACAGTTCAAAGAAATTTTAAGGTTGAATTTGAGTGAAAAGTTCTTAAAACAAGAACAAAAAAGTTCTCAAAACAAGAACTCGGAAGACGCGAAAAGTTCTCAAAATAAGAACTTTGAAACAAAAAAAGTTCTTAAAATAAGAACCTCGGAGTTCTTAAAACAAGAACTTCCACATGGGCAAATCCCTTCTCTCTCTAAGGTGCAACGGCTCTCTAAAGACATTATTAAAGACATTAAAGATAAAGACATTAAAAGAATTAATAATAATAAAGAGTCTCAGAAAGTGAAGGCATTTGACCATTACCAAAAAAACATCGGTCCATTACCACCTGCGGTGATCGAGAAAATTAATTCATTTATAGATGACTTGGGTGATGATCTAGTGGTCGAGGCTATTACAAAATCATGTGAGCAAAATCAAAGACGCTGGGCTTACATCGAGAAGATATTAAATAACTGGTATAACCAAGGAATTCGAACGCTGGATGACGTTGCAGCTAACGATGCTGAGTTCCAAAGAAAAATGGATCAGAAACATTCGTCTAGCAGCAATAATTCTAAAGACATCATTCCTGATTGGTTTGATAAACAGGACCAAAACAATTCTTCGCAAACTCAATCGAGCCTGGATGATGATGCAAGAATCTTAAATTTAGGTATCCGGTTAAATCGTTCGCTCCAACAAATTTCGGAAGGCTCCCTTTCCAGATACGGTTTAACAGAATTGGATCTTCAAAATATAAAAAATGGCGAATGTACTGCCCAAGAGGTTCTGCAGTCAAAATCAAAGCTTAGAGTCGTTGGGAGCTAG
- a CDS encoding PBSX family phage terminase large subunit — protein MIKITAKKKKPAPFKFKPFSKKQMKVLTWWRKESPVKDRDGIICDGSVRAGKTVVMSLSYVMWAMETFEDENLGMAGKTIGSFRRNVITPLKRMLKSRGYVVKDHRADNYLTITYKGVSNYFYVFGGKDESSQDLIQGITLAGMFFDEVALMPQSFVSQATARCSVEGSKFWFNCNPAGPYHWFKTDYLDAIEEKNLLHLHFTMDDNLSLSEKVKERFKRLYAGVFYQRYILGLWVLAEGVIYDMFDKDKHSLDVPYTQFKKYYVSIDYGTQNPTAFGLWGFRHDVWYKLKEYHYDGREEKKQKTDQEYLKDLIDFLDDIKPAGVVVDPSASSFIALLKKNSFKVIEAKNDVLEGIRNVANALINGEIMYDLSCTETFREYASYIWDKKAADRGEDKPVKANDHHMDSDRYFVNTILVSKYKLSIKERYKKLYGR, from the coding sequence ATGATTAAGATAACAGCTAAGAAAAAGAAGCCGGCACCTTTTAAATTTAAACCTTTCTCTAAAAAGCAGATGAAGGTTCTGACCTGGTGGCGTAAAGAATCACCAGTCAAAGATAGAGATGGAATCATTTGCGATGGGTCCGTCCGTGCAGGTAAAACGGTTGTCATGTCCTTATCTTATGTCATGTGGGCAATGGAAACCTTTGAAGATGAAAACCTGGGGATGGCTGGTAAGACAATAGGTTCATTCAGAAGAAATGTAATCACACCTCTGAAACGTATGCTCAAATCCAGAGGATACGTTGTGAAGGACCATAGAGCTGATAATTACCTCACCATCACTTATAAAGGAGTATCCAATTACTTTTATGTGTTTGGCGGGAAAGATGAATCCAGTCAAGATCTTATCCAGGGGATAACGCTTGCTGGAATGTTCTTTGATGAAGTGGCCCTTATGCCTCAATCTTTTGTTAGCCAAGCAACAGCACGATGCTCGGTGGAAGGGTCTAAGTTCTGGTTCAACTGTAACCCAGCTGGACCTTATCATTGGTTTAAAACCGATTATCTGGATGCCATCGAAGAAAAGAACTTACTTCATCTTCATTTTACAATGGATGATAACCTCTCGCTATCTGAAAAAGTAAAAGAACGTTTCAAACGTTTATATGCGGGGGTTTTCTATCAACGCTATATCCTTGGTCTTTGGGTCCTTGCTGAGGGCGTTATCTATGACATGTTTGATAAGGATAAACACTCTCTCGATGTTCCTTACACCCAGTTTAAAAAGTATTATGTATCGATTGACTATGGTACTCAAAACCCTACGGCATTTGGGTTATGGGGTTTCCGTCATGATGTGTGGTATAAGCTCAAAGAATATCACTATGACGGGCGTGAAGAAAAGAAGCAAAAAACAGACCAGGAATACCTCAAGGATTTAATTGATTTTCTCGATGATATTAAACCAGCAGGTGTTGTTGTGGATCCAAGCGCATCCTCTTTCATTGCTTTACTTAAAAAGAATAGCTTCAAAGTTATCGAGGCTAAAAATGATGTGTTAGAAGGCATTCGAAATGTGGCCAACGCTTTGATTAATGGAGAGATTATGTACGACTTATCCTGCACCGAGACATTCAGGGAGTATGCTTCATATATCTGGGACAAGAAAGCAGCAGATCGTGGCGAAGACAAGCCAGTAAAAGCCAATGACCACCACATGGATAGCGACAGGTATTTCGTTAATACAATCTTAGTTAGCAAATATAAGTTGTCTATTAAAGAACGTTATAAAAAACTTTATGGGAGGTGA
- a CDS encoding helix-turn-helix domain-containing protein, producing the protein MKESKAARMLKEGRVQSGKTQQQLSMDMFQSREYVAKQENGERKIPPSTLQHFTKTYNNPWLALEASKEYTGWGVTKLDGPAVDLHRSAVREKAMEELREALEAMEKVHLTRNPSFAQSFEIQDIERSALEHIDVIGASITYVATLCEEYGLSWTELWKNHERKLQSKGYMMS; encoded by the coding sequence TTGAAGGAAAGTAAAGCTGCAAGAATGTTGAAAGAGGGCAGGGTCCAGAGTGGCAAGACTCAACAACAATTATCCATGGACATGTTTCAATCCAGAGAGTATGTAGCCAAGCAGGAGAATGGTGAACGCAAAATACCACCTTCCACTCTGCAGCACTTCACAAAAACGTATAACAATCCATGGTTGGCATTGGAAGCATCTAAAGAATACACAGGGTGGGGAGTTACTAAGTTGGACGGCCCAGCCGTAGACCTTCACCGATCAGCAGTAAGAGAGAAAGCGATGGAAGAGTTAAGAGAGGCTCTGGAAGCGATGGAAAAGGTTCATCTAACCAGGAACCCATCCTTTGCTCAGTCATTCGAAATACAGGACATTGAGCGATCTGCCCTTGAACATATCGATGTCATAGGAGCATCCATCACTTATGTAGCTACCCTCTGTGAGGAATATGGATTGAGCTGGACGGAGCTTTGGAAGAATCACGAACGAAAACTTCAATCGAAAGGATACATGATGTCATGA
- a CDS encoding AAA family ATPase, producing the protein MRNLKLNLLSLRNFKGVTQFVVNPNGEDVKIFGDNATGKTTLFDAFTWLLFGKDSQNKKDFSIKNLDEEGKEIHNLEHEVEAVFQLNGKELKLRKVYYEKWTKKRGSARKDFTGHTTDYFIDEVPSKKSDFEARVLGIVGAKKKEEAEETFKLLTNPGYFNEQMHWTKRREILLKIAGRVSDKEVVKSNPKLETLLEILDGRSIEDHKKVIAAKRKEINQELERIPVRIDEVNRSKPDVSELNRQDLNDELTYIQSQIDEKQEEINRIKNGSQVSEKQTQSREIEGQLLEIKNKQADLNHNKTSGKRNEFNSLAREIDDVQREIDQTQYKMKNNQAQKTKLENEMEALRDEYTAENAMGFESKHEENCPTCGQSLPEEQIKEAHENAKADFNKKKANKLESINKEGRQKKEQVASLEDENKTLSSTLEDLKTKLQTKQEEMEKVKQELQKLESNTTDYQELPEYKAKLEEKQAVDQEIEQLRSNVQESVSVAQSELEALRQEKSAIDQDLAKFVQIESSNKRVKELEAEQEKLGEEYEQLEEQLYLTEEFIRSKVNLLTSKINERFDQANFKLFKENINGGLEETCETLFDGVPYSSGLNNAARINVGLDIINTLSDHYGIQVPIFIDNAEAVTDLINLDSQMISLVVSEPDKNLRVEYAEEMELV; encoded by the coding sequence TTGAGAAATCTAAAACTGAATTTACTATCGCTTAGAAACTTCAAGGGTGTGACTCAATTTGTTGTAAATCCTAATGGAGAAGATGTGAAAATTTTTGGAGATAACGCCACCGGAAAGACAACATTGTTCGATGCTTTCACTTGGTTACTGTTTGGAAAGGATAGTCAGAACAAGAAAGACTTCTCTATCAAAAACCTCGATGAAGAAGGTAAGGAGATTCACAACCTGGAGCATGAAGTTGAAGCTGTTTTCCAGCTTAATGGAAAAGAATTGAAACTTCGTAAAGTTTATTACGAGAAGTGGACAAAGAAACGAGGATCAGCAAGAAAAGATTTCACCGGACATACGACAGATTATTTCATTGATGAAGTTCCCTCTAAAAAGAGTGATTTTGAAGCAAGAGTGTTGGGGATTGTCGGCGCTAAGAAGAAAGAAGAGGCAGAGGAAACATTTAAATTGCTTACTAATCCAGGTTACTTCAATGAACAAATGCATTGGACCAAACGTCGCGAAATCCTCTTAAAGATTGCTGGAAGAGTTAGTGATAAAGAGGTTGTTAAAAGCAATCCCAAGCTTGAGACATTACTAGAAATTCTAGATGGTCGAAGCATTGAAGATCACAAGAAAGTCATTGCAGCTAAACGAAAAGAAATCAACCAGGAACTTGAACGCATTCCTGTTCGAATCGATGAAGTAAACCGTTCCAAACCCGATGTAAGTGAACTGAATCGCCAGGATTTAAACGATGAACTCACTTATATCCAATCACAAATTGACGAAAAGCAAGAAGAAATCAATCGCATTAAGAATGGTAGCCAAGTAAGTGAAAAGCAAACACAGTCTCGTGAGATTGAAGGCCAGCTGCTTGAAATCAAAAACAAACAAGCTGACCTGAACCACAACAAAACGAGTGGTAAACGAAATGAATTTAATTCTCTTGCCCGAGAGATCGATGACGTTCAGCGAGAGATCGACCAAACGCAATACAAAATGAAGAATAACCAAGCGCAGAAAACAAAATTAGAAAATGAAATGGAAGCTCTTCGTGATGAATATACCGCAGAAAATGCTATGGGATTTGAATCTAAACATGAAGAAAACTGCCCAACATGTGGTCAGTCACTACCAGAAGAACAAATCAAAGAAGCTCATGAAAATGCTAAAGCTGATTTCAATAAGAAGAAAGCGAATAAGCTTGAATCCATCAACAAAGAAGGTCGGCAGAAGAAAGAACAAGTCGCATCCTTGGAGGACGAAAACAAAACTCTCTCTTCTACCTTAGAGGATTTGAAAACGAAGCTTCAGACCAAACAAGAAGAGATGGAGAAAGTGAAGCAAGAGCTTCAGAAGCTTGAGTCAAACACCACCGACTATCAGGAGCTTCCAGAGTACAAGGCGAAGTTAGAAGAAAAGCAAGCTGTTGATCAAGAGATTGAGCAGTTAAGAAGCAATGTTCAAGAGTCGGTCAGTGTCGCTCAGTCGGAGCTTGAGGCCCTTCGACAAGAAAAGAGCGCTATTGATCAAGACCTAGCGAAATTTGTTCAGATTGAATCTAGTAACAAGCGAGTAAAAGAACTGGAGGCTGAACAGGAGAAGCTTGGTGAAGAATACGAGCAATTAGAAGAGCAGCTATATCTAACCGAAGAATTCATTCGATCTAAAGTGAATCTATTAACAAGCAAAATCAATGAGAGATTCGACCAGGCGAACTTCAAGTTATTCAAGGAGAACATCAACGGTGGTCTTGAGGAAACGTGTGAAACATTATTTGATGGCGTTCCTTACAGTTCCGGATTAAATAACGCAGCAAGAATCAATGTCGGTTTAGACATCATCAATACGTTGTCTGATCATTACGGAATCCAAGTTCCAATCTTCATTGATAATGCGGAAGCTGTCACTGATCTAATTAACCTAGACAGCCAGATGATCAGCTTAGTGGTAAGTGAGCCAGATAAGAATTTGAGAGTCGAATATGCAGAAGAAATGGAGTTGGTGTAA
- a CDS encoding recombinase RecT — MSKNKQELAMIKKDTVDVVAGKVKQFQEKGELHFPTNYSPENAMKSAWLKLQEIKTGKQDGYRPVLEVCSKDSVANSLLNMVVQGLNPAKNQGYFIAYGHSLTFQRSYFGTMAVTKRVTGAQSIDANVIYKGDEVDYEMKHGKITNLTHKQKFGNIDKEKIDGAYAVIVLPNDQVYYELMTMDEIRQAWSKSQMWGKDQKEEKKGSTHDEFKQEMAKKTVINRACKKFINSSDDGSLVIDHFNQTDESAEEAQVEEEISNNANGDVIDIEYNEPEPEQEPEQPSDQPDDDLEQAAMDFEQKEAQTTNGPSF, encoded by the coding sequence TTGAGTAAAAACAAACAAGAACTAGCAATGATTAAGAAAGATACGGTCGATGTGGTAGCTGGTAAAGTCAAACAATTTCAAGAGAAGGGAGAGCTTCACTTTCCTACCAACTATAGTCCGGAAAACGCTATGAAGAGTGCTTGGCTTAAGCTGCAAGAAATAAAGACCGGTAAACAGGACGGATATCGACCAGTTTTAGAAGTGTGTAGCAAAGATAGTGTGGCCAATAGCTTACTCAACATGGTCGTCCAAGGATTAAACCCTGCCAAAAACCAAGGTTATTTTATCGCTTATGGTCATTCTCTTACATTTCAACGGTCTTACTTTGGGACCATGGCCGTAACCAAACGAGTAACAGGGGCTCAGAGCATTGATGCAAATGTCATTTATAAGGGTGACGAAGTTGATTATGAAATGAAACATGGAAAAATCACAAATCTAACCCACAAACAAAAATTTGGAAATATCGACAAAGAAAAAATTGATGGAGCTTATGCAGTAATCGTTTTGCCAAATGATCAAGTTTATTACGAACTAATGACTATGGACGAAATCAGGCAGGCTTGGAGCAAGTCTCAAATGTGGGGCAAAGATCAGAAGGAAGAGAAAAAAGGTAGCACTCATGATGAATTCAAACAGGAGATGGCAAAGAAAACCGTCATTAACCGTGCTTGTAAGAAGTTTATTAATTCTAGTGATGATGGCAGTCTTGTCATTGATCACTTCAATCAAACGGATGAATCAGCGGAAGAAGCTCAAGTAGAAGAAGAAATCAGCAACAATGCTAATGGGGACGTGATTGATATTGAATACAACGAACCCGAACCGGAGCAAGAACCAGAACAACCTTCCGATCAACCAGACGATGATTTAGAACAAGCAGCTATGGACTTTGAACAGAAAGAAGCTCAAACGACGAATGGACCGTCATTCTAA
- a CDS encoding MBL fold metallo-hydrolase: MIEVKALASSSKGNCYHITDGKTPLLLEAGIKFKEIQRKLDFQTSKIKACLITHEHKDHCAGVPDMLKNGKNCYMSKGTAEAIGIEGHRVKTINAKESFTVGTWTILPFEVEHDVAEPLGFLLANEDGDKLLFATDTYYIRYKFKGLTHILCECNYSLDILNKNIADGRIPKMMKKRLLRSHFSLKNVKEFLEANDLQKVREIWLLHLSDNNSDERRFKDEIQALTGKPVYVP; encoded by the coding sequence ATGATTGAAGTTAAAGCCCTCGCTTCATCCAGTAAGGGGAACTGCTATCACATAACAGATGGCAAAACCCCCTTGCTCCTTGAAGCAGGAATTAAATTCAAAGAGATACAGAGGAAATTAGATTTTCAGACTTCGAAAATAAAAGCTTGCCTGATTACTCACGAACACAAGGATCATTGCGCTGGAGTCCCGGACATGCTCAAGAACGGAAAGAACTGCTACATGTCAAAGGGAACGGCAGAGGCAATCGGTATTGAGGGACACCGAGTAAAGACTATCAACGCAAAAGAATCATTCACCGTTGGAACCTGGACCATTTTACCTTTTGAGGTTGAACATGATGTAGCTGAACCATTAGGCTTTCTGCTTGCGAATGAGGACGGAGACAAGCTCCTATTCGCTACAGATACCTATTACATTCGCTACAAGTTCAAAGGCCTCACACATATCCTCTGTGAGTGTAATTACAGCCTAGACATACTTAACAAGAATATTGCAGATGGTCGAATTCCAAAGATGATGAAAAAGAGATTACTACGTTCGCACTTCAGTTTAAAAAACGTTAAAGAGTTCCTGGAGGCGAATGATCTACAGAAAGTTAGAGAGATATGGTTGCTCCATTTGAGCGACAACAATAGCGACGAGAGACGATTTAAAGATGAGATACAAGCATTGACCGGAAAGCCCGTGTACGTCCCATGA